The Pyrodictium delaneyi genome contains a region encoding:
- the lysS gene encoding lysine--tRNA ligase, which translates to MVEAGDIRRERFLREPVVESKGELKHWIDALVDWLEERFKARSKDVYVVNGGLSVSGLQHVGRLRGEVVIPEVVRRILESRGLQVRQYLTLYTQDAWKGKESQRRAFSDPESAKRYTGWPLVRVPDPKGELPSWIDRFWADFGPYIKDFTDGKVEVVTTTDMYRGKLLEFVKLSIARREEIRQIVNKYRGRKPYPPGWIPFEPRCQNCSRIDTTEALEVDFENERVRYRCRGCGHEGWAPLWDGKLNWRIEWVGVWWALGVDFEPYGKDHATPGGSRDSANELAVKVYGIMPPEGLPYEWVSLKTRSGESDMSSSDFIGFTPREWLEVAHPEVLRFLILRTPPMRKLSLGLREIPLYYDQYYRAERVYYRVESTGRREEDILLSRSYELSYTRGKPPSTMPAQPPYTHIAILAQILPEELWESEAPRRLQRSGHLPEKPSDFDLERIRSLLPRAKRWAELYAPEYMRIKILKELPQEILEQIPAEIREKLRGLGDALAVLTEWNEDAIKQAMIEYTRGWDSKERKTFYRYFYMIFVGRESGPRAAPLLSLLDREFVVERLRSV; encoded by the coding sequence GTGGTCGAGGCGGGGGATATACGCAGGGAGAGGTTTCTCCGTGAACCAGTAGTAGAGTCCAAGGGCGAACTTAAGCATTGGATAGATGCACTGGTAGACTGGTTAGAGGAGCGCTTTAAGGCCAGAAGTAAAGACGTGTATGTAGTCAATGGTGGACTCTCGGTTTCAGGCCTCCAACATGTCGGTAGACTTCGCGGCGAAGTCGTAATTCCGGAGGTAGTCCGCCGTATACTAGAATCCCGTGGGCTCCAAGTACGCCAGTACCTAACCCTTTACACGCAGGACGCGTGGAAGGGTAAGGAGAGCCAGCGTCGTGCATTCTCGGATCCAGAATCAGCAAAGAGGTATACGGGTTGGCCCCTTGTACGTGTGCCAGATCCCAAGGGCGAGTTGCCGAGCTGGATAGACCGGTTCTGGGCCGACTTCGGCCCTTACATAAAGGATTTCACCGATGGCAAGGTCGAGGTAGTGACAACCACGGACATGTATCGTGGCAAGCTTCTCGAGTTCGTCAAGCTCTCTATAGCCAGGCGTGAGGAGATAAGACAGATAGTAAACAAATACCGTGGCCGTAAGCCATATCCGCCAGGCTGGATTCCCTTTGAGCCGCGGTGCCAGAACTGTAGCAGAATAGACACTACAGAAGCCCTCGAAGTAGACTTTGAAAACGAAAGGGTGCGTTACCGCTGCCGTGGCTGCGGCCACGAGGGCTGGGCGCCCTTATGGGACGGCAAGCTCAACTGGCGTATAGAGTGGGTAGGTGTCTGGTGGGCACTAGGTGTAGACTTTGAGCCCTATGGCAAGGATCATGCAACTCCAGGTGGTAGTCGGGACAGTGCTAACGAATTAGCAGTAAAGGTCTACGGAATTATGCCACCCGAAGGACTACCGTACGAGTGGGTGTCCCTCAAGACGCGTAGCGGAGAGTCAGACATGAGCAGCAGCGACTTCATAGGATTCACTCCACGTGAATGGCTGGAAGTAGCCCATCCCGAGGTACTCCGATTCCTCATACTCCGAACACCACCGATGAGGAAGCTAAGCCTAGGACTCCGCGAGATACCACTCTACTACGACCAGTACTACCGTGCCGAACGTGTATACTATAGGGTCGAGTCTACGGGAAGACGCGAAGAGGACATCCTGCTCTCCCGGAGCTATGAGCTAAGTTATACTCGCGGCAAGCCGCCGAGCACTATGCCGGCCCAGCCGCCCTACACCCACATTGCTATATTAGCACAAATACTTCCCGAAGAACTATGGGAGAGCGAGGCTCCGCGTAGACTACAGCGCAGCGGCCACCTCCCAGAGAAGCCCTCAGACTTTGACCTTGAGCGAATCCGCAGTCTACTACCCAGAGCCAAGCGGTGGGCCGAACTTTATGCGCCAGAATATATGAGGATAAAGATACTCAAAGAGTTGCCCCAGGAAATACTCGAACAGATACCGGCTGAAATACGCGAGAAACTCCGCGGTCTTGGAGACGCATTGGCGGTGCTTACAGAATGGAATGAGGATGCAATAAAGCAGGCTATGATAGAATATACTCGTGGATGGGATAGCAAGGAGCGAAAAACATTCTACCGTTACTTCTACATGATATTCGTAGGGCGGGAGAGCGGGCCTCGGGCAGCACCATTGCTCTCATTGCTCGACAGAGAGTTTGTTGTTGAGCGGCTTAGGAGTGTTTAG
- a CDS encoding helix-turn-helix domain-containing protein — protein sequence MQPLTRSGVTPWYKAETARPVVRANAARLKCILKCAFSLNEEEAQVLAYLVSRSRGAIAKDIAEALDRNPEVVRRALRSLHSKSLVIRRPYPLRRGGRAYLYEVPDNIVTALTEICSKVSEVIEMINSNRRGNEGS from the coding sequence TTGCAGCCTCTAACCCGTTCAGGGGTAACTCCGTGGTATAAGGCTGAGACAGCAAGGCCTGTGGTCCGTGCAAACGCTGCTCGCCTCAAGTGTATTCTGAAGTGCGCCTTCTCTCTAAATGAAGAGGAGGCACAAGTACTTGCATATCTTGTAAGTCGCAGTCGCGGTGCAATCGCCAAAGACATTGCAGAAGCCCTGGATCGTAATCCCGAGGTTGTGCGTCGTGCACTCCGGAGTCTTCACTCGAAGTCCCTTGTAATCCGAAGACCGTACCCCCTGAGACGTGGCGGCAGAGCGTATCTCTATGAGGTGCCAGACAATATTGTAACTGCTCTGACAGAGATCTGTAGCAAGGTCAGCGAAGTAATAGAAATGATTAACAGTAATAGACGTGGTAATGAAGGGAGCTAG
- the speE gene encoding polyamine aminopropyltransferase, whose amino-acid sequence MRKRVLLVAAWGSAVELGTFRLSLYQPGGPMGTIYSVEDVLYHSKSKYQDIMIAILKGFGKTLILDGLIQSTESDEYIYHEALVHPAMILHPEPRRVLILGGGEGATLRDVLRHNTVERAVMVDIDGEVVEVSKKLLPEWHQGAFEDPRAEVMIMDGFEYVRKAAEKGEKFDVIIMDLTDPYGSEIAAQLYSKDAFELIKKVLDDKGVIVTQAGCSTLFPEAFKKVYNAMNSVFKFVKEYAVWVPSFAYTNSFIIASDVFRVEDLSIEEVDNRLQKRSVKTRFYNGLRHIAMIGMAGITLNQS is encoded by the coding sequence ATGCGGAAGCGGGTTCTTCTCGTTGCTGCCTGGGGTTCAGCAGTGGAGCTTGGTACATTTCGCCTATCACTATATCAGCCCGGTGGACCTATGGGTACTATTTACTCCGTAGAGGATGTACTATACCACTCGAAATCAAAGTACCAGGACATAATGATAGCCATACTTAAGGGGTTTGGTAAGACGCTTATACTTGATGGACTTATCCAGAGCACTGAAAGCGATGAATACATATACCACGAGGCACTTGTCCATCCTGCTATGATACTACATCCAGAGCCCAGACGAGTTCTAATACTCGGCGGCGGTGAAGGAGCTACACTCCGCGATGTATTGCGTCATAACACTGTGGAAAGGGCAGTAATGGTTGACATCGACGGCGAAGTTGTTGAAGTGTCTAAGAAGCTCCTACCAGAGTGGCATCAAGGTGCCTTTGAAGATCCGCGCGCCGAAGTAATGATAATGGACGGGTTCGAGTATGTTAGAAAAGCGGCAGAAAAGGGAGAGAAATTCGACGTGATAATAATGGATTTGACCGATCCTTACGGTTCGGAAATAGCTGCACAACTTTACTCAAAAGATGCATTTGAGCTAATAAAGAAAGTTTTAGACGATAAAGGTGTTATCGTGACACAGGCTGGTTGTTCGACACTATTCCCCGAGGCCTTCAAGAAGGTCTATAATGCTATGAATAGCGTGTTTAAGTTCGTGAAAGAGTACGCTGTATGGGTGCCGTCATTCGCATATACAAACAGCTTCATAATAGCATCTGATGTATTCAGAGTAGAGGACTTATCTATAGAAGAAGTAGACAATAGGCTTCAAAAGCGTAGCGTGAAAACAAGGTTCTACAACGGCTTGAGACACATAGCCATGATAGGCATGGCTGGAATAACTCTGAATCAATCATAA
- a CDS encoding aldo/keto reductase: MEYTILGKTGIKISRVGLGAWQFSEAWGLTDYRAAKAVVARAVELGINFFDTAMVYGMGMSEVFLGRALREIGVKRDHIVISTKIPGEFLNPIDIFRSVEKSLRNLGVDYIDVLLAHWPPCWHNFPTCEYARAMERLVLMGKVHYLGLSDYPVELVEAFRNCLSRIDIQILQVRYNLVERWAERTHVPYAEKYNMTVQAWSPIAKGALTGKYEPGKLEFQDVRSRDPIFHPGNYTQVWSVVQLLREIGEKYGKKPVQVALNWLITTSPVIVPIPGAKTPEQVEELADSVGWRLSYEDWRRLDEATRNLSISYSVVYVEKDVKVEEH; encoded by the coding sequence TTGGAGTATACTATTCTCGGTAAAACTGGAATAAAAATCTCTCGTGTGGGGCTTGGTGCATGGCAGTTTAGTGAAGCCTGGGGGCTCACTGACTATCGTGCTGCTAAGGCTGTTGTTGCTAGGGCTGTGGAGCTTGGCATAAACTTCTTCGATACTGCAATGGTGTATGGCATGGGGATGAGTGAGGTATTTCTAGGTCGTGCACTCCGCGAGATTGGAGTGAAGAGGGATCACATTGTTATCTCAACCAAGATTCCCGGTGAATTTCTCAATCCTATAGACATCTTCCGCTCGGTCGAGAAGAGCCTTCGCAACCTCGGAGTAGATTACATCGACGTGTTACTGGCACACTGGCCGCCCTGCTGGCACAACTTCCCAACATGCGAGTATGCCCGGGCAATGGAGCGCTTGGTATTGATGGGTAAGGTGCACTACCTGGGGCTGAGTGACTACCCAGTAGAGCTAGTGGAGGCATTCCGCAATTGCCTCTCGAGGATCGACATACAGATTCTCCAGGTACGCTACAACCTCGTGGAGAGGTGGGCCGAGAGAACACATGTCCCCTACGCTGAGAAATACAATATGACCGTGCAGGCCTGGAGCCCTATAGCCAAAGGTGCCTTGACGGGAAAATATGAGCCCGGTAAACTAGAGTTCCAGGATGTGCGTAGCCGCGATCCCATCTTCCATCCTGGGAACTATACACAAGTATGGAGTGTTGTACAATTGCTCCGCGAGATAGGCGAGAAATACGGCAAGAAGCCCGTTCAGGTAGCACTAAACTGGCTCATAACGACAAGCCCCGTTATAGTACCCATACCGGGTGCTAAGACACCAGAGCAGGTCGAAGAGCTTGCAGATAGTGTCGGCTGGAGGCTCTCCTACGAAGATTGGAGACGGTTGGACGAGGCAACAAGAAACTTGTCCATAAGCTACTCAGTAGTGTACGTCGAGAAGGATGTTAAGGTGGAGGAACATTGA
- a CDS encoding YkgJ family cysteine cluster protein — MSGPNLEELEEYTSRLIPVEPGGVFRFRCTRCGGCCSGGPNVSLTVFDVVRMARFLRISWRDFLRGYVKVIIADIIPHMLLRGDERGRCLFLAERHDGVKLCVVYPARPMRCRLYPLLVEGLMPRRLYLDPKSPGVGQGPERRTPSRLVEQYIWERREHYRRINRLVVGEGYEPLEALYRALEEAWLEAEHGAEWADLDRLAGLGTV, encoded by the coding sequence TTGAGCGGGCCTAACCTAGAGGAGCTTGAGGAGTATACTAGCCGCCTCATACCCGTAGAGCCTGGTGGTGTATTCAGGTTCCGCTGTACTAGGTGTGGGGGATGCTGCAGTGGTGGCCCCAATGTATCGTTGACGGTATTCGATGTTGTTCGTATGGCCCGTTTTCTACGTATTAGCTGGCGTGACTTCCTACGCGGCTATGTTAAAGTCATCATAGCTGATATTATTCCCCATATGCTTCTCCGCGGGGATGAGCGGGGTCGTTGTCTCTTCCTCGCGGAGAGACACGACGGGGTTAAGCTATGTGTAGTCTACCCTGCAAGACCTATGCGGTGCCGCCTCTACCCACTACTAGTTGAAGGGCTCATGCCGCGCCGCCTCTATCTTGACCCTAAGTCACCGGGTGTCGGCCAGGGGCCGGAGAGGAGAACACCATCAAGGCTAGTAGAGCAGTATATCTGGGAGCGGCGTGAACACTATCGAAGAATCAACCGCCTAGTGGTTGGAGAGGGTTATGAACCCTTAGAGGCTCTCTACCGTGCCCTAGAGGAGGCGTGGCTTGAGGCTGAACATGGTGCGGAATGGGCTGACCTCGACCGCCTTGCAGGACTAGGCACGGTTTAG
- a CDS encoding DUF357 domain-containing protein — translation MADLASVQPRRRVEAYILNVELALEKLGAAKQNLDARALKLVELAKRYVDDARYYLEKGDVFTALADIAYAEGLIDALRWLGLVEFEWQPTSKLLERPKVLVAGTFDILHPGHIELLRQAWLRGRVYVVVARDKTVRRFKNRDPIVPEEQRLEVVSAIRYVHKAVLGSEKDVLEPVRAIRPDIILLGPDQWADESWLQERLEQGGITPRIERLREKKQCSLCSTTRIACKAVDIVESSGLCKEG, via the coding sequence TTGGCTGACCTAGCATCAGTGCAGCCGAGAAGACGCGTAGAGGCCTACATACTCAACGTAGAGCTTGCTCTCGAAAAGCTCGGGGCAGCTAAGCAAAACCTAGACGCTAGAGCTTTGAAGCTAGTTGAGCTAGCTAAGAGGTATGTAGACGACGCACGTTACTATCTCGAAAAGGGTGACGTGTTTACTGCTCTAGCAGATATAGCTTATGCTGAGGGGCTTATTGATGCGCTACGCTGGTTAGGCCTTGTAGAGTTTGAATGGCAGCCTACTAGCAAGCTCCTTGAACGCCCCAAGGTTCTCGTAGCAGGTACGTTCGATATACTGCATCCGGGCCATATAGAGCTACTACGGCAAGCGTGGCTTCGTGGCAGGGTGTACGTGGTTGTGGCTAGAGACAAGACTGTTCGCAGATTCAAGAACCGCGACCCTATAGTTCCCGAGGAGCAGCGCCTAGAAGTAGTATCAGCGATTCGTTACGTGCATAAGGCGGTGCTGGGGAGTGAGAAAGATGTACTTGAACCAGTTAGGGCTATCAGACCCGACATAATACTCCTCGGTCCAGACCAGTGGGCTGACGAGAGCTGGCTCCAGGAGAGGTTGGAACAAGGGGGCATTACTCCACGTATAGAGCGGCTAAGGGAAAAGAAACAATGCAGTCTATGTAGCACAACAAGAATAGCATGCAAGGCAGTTGATATAGTAGAGTCGAGTGGTCTCTGCAAAGAAGGCTAA
- a CDS encoding DUF1028 domain-containing protein has translation MTYSILAYDPLLGQAGVAVVSGSIAVGSRVPWGRHGVGVVATQAYTNPALAPMILELLSKASSAEEALRLALSRDPSPAHRQVAVIDYRGDIAVHDGEWSPSWHGYIIHPQEPLVCIANLVRGPEVCKEAVRAFVTAKGGLVDKLLAAIEAGHKAGGDRRGDRSAAIIVVGQTEYAPYYDRVVDLRVDYSKDPVEELRKIYALYTEGY, from the coding sequence TTGACTTATAGCATTCTAGCTTATGATCCTTTACTAGGCCAGGCGGGTGTCGCAGTCGTATCTGGCAGCATAGCTGTAGGGTCACGCGTACCATGGGGGAGGCATGGAGTAGGCGTTGTAGCCACCCAGGCCTACACGAATCCCGCCCTAGCCCCAATGATACTCGAACTTCTCTCTAAGGCCTCTAGCGCCGAGGAGGCTCTCCGTCTAGCTCTTTCTAGAGATCCTAGCCCGGCACACCGCCAAGTCGCGGTAATAGATTATCGAGGCGACATAGCTGTACACGACGGCGAATGGTCTCCGAGCTGGCATGGCTACATAATACATCCCCAGGAGCCCCTCGTCTGCATAGCTAACCTCGTCCGAGGCCCCGAGGTCTGTAAGGAAGCTGTCCGGGCCTTTGTAACTGCCAAGGGCGGGCTTGTAGACAAGCTACTCGCAGCCATAGAGGCCGGCCATAAGGCTGGTGGCGACCGTAGAGGTGATAGATCTGCAGCCATAATTGTGGTCGGACAAACAGAATACGCGCCATATTACGACCGTGTGGTCGACCTCAGGGTAGACTATTCGAAAGACCCAGTTGAAGAGTTACGGAAGATCTACGCTCTCTACACTGAGGGCTACTAA
- a CDS encoding DUF5622 domain-containing protein produces the protein MGGKHGKYAYVLRNDGWYVKVRVLKSRKDDDVSKYVVVGPKRKEPPATFPVLKEDEVPEEVRRQLYQV, from the coding sequence ATGGGCGGGAAGCACGGCAAATACGCCTATGTGCTCCGCAACGATGGATGGTACGTTAAGGTCCGTGTGCTGAAGAGCAGAAAAGACGACGATGTCTCCAAGTATGTCGTAGTTGGGCCTAAGAGGAAAGAACCACCAGCAACCTTCCCGGTGCTAAAGGAGGACGAGGTACCGGAAGAAGTTAGACGCCAGCTCTACCAAGTATAA
- a CDS encoding cysteine hydrolase family protein, whose translation MVGRIRVEVPEIPVKEVVELPADKTALIIVDMQNDFVKPGGKLRVPDAEKTVPAIRRLLERARSHRVMTIFTKDTHYPGDPEHRIWGEHVLRGTWGWEIIDELKPIEGEIVVEKTRYDGFYGTPLDDLLRVYGIEHLIIVGTVANICVLHTAGSAALRWYKIYVPMDGISALNEFDYYVALRQISFLYLGTIVKSVDGIRFVGEGPWRRARQSQP comes from the coding sequence GTGGTTGGTAGGATTAGGGTAGAGGTCCCGGAGATACCGGTGAAGGAGGTAGTAGAACTTCCGGCAGACAAGACAGCCCTAATAATAGTCGATATGCAGAATGACTTCGTCAAACCTGGGGGCAAGCTCCGCGTCCCCGATGCAGAGAAGACTGTCCCTGCAATACGTCGCCTGCTAGAGCGGGCCCGCAGCCATCGGGTAATGACGATATTCACCAAGGATACCCACTATCCAGGTGATCCAGAGCACCGGATCTGGGGCGAACACGTCTTACGTGGAACATGGGGTTGGGAGATAATAGATGAGCTGAAGCCTATAGAAGGTGAAATAGTGGTAGAGAAGACAAGGTACGACGGGTTTTACGGTACACCGCTCGACGATCTTCTAAGGGTCTACGGGATAGAGCACCTCATCATAGTGGGTACTGTGGCTAATATCTGCGTCCTTCATACAGCTGGTAGTGCCGCGCTGAGATGGTACAAGATATACGTACCAATGGACGGTATTAGTGCTCTCAACGAGTTCGACTACTATGTAGCACTTCGCCAGATATCATTCCTATACCTGGGAACCATAGTGAAGAGTGTCGACGGCATAAGATTCGTCGGCGAGGGTCCCTGGCGGCGGGCACGGCAAAGTCAACCGTAA
- a CDS encoding ATP-dependent DNA helicase → MGLNNQHDFPYTTPRKGQLEAARSVAEAVQRGEVFILHAPTGFGKTSSIIYGLLQANVDRVLYVVRTRNEIQPVLRELKRFNAEKYSFLYSARRMCPLLSGEDLSHEDFWETCRLLRLRGECSYFNMISEMEAHNAIEVVRSVDGMPQRAVKLLAVQGYCPFFALKLAASEAQFIVATYPYLFRPDIFQGTFEPLDYSDFVVVVDEAHSLLNISSLLEARITLDNIRRSITEIQEYGLPEEMEKALVALGSEISRNKPIGQKLRRMDRQKLLEILGDPEAWADAAQDVRIAKIKERLEEGQPVKISVALTRVARFAELLAVEGTGAYTFTNNGRVGATVLPLEPCLVTREPLNESKAAVLASGTLPPSSMLRDLLCIKKSVRVYDVELLHGPVFPPQNQYVIVAAELTSKYTSRGRETYQLYARYILETYRSTVKAVLVVYPSYEFMHNILRNIQDIARYEKLNMIVEDKATSIEDVVEEIQRRSRHMLVNAVAGGKLTEGIEIVDENGRSLIGVVFIAGVPYPQPDDYLQDQYHALQQRLGEKNTRKLLLDYTAAVRARQAIGRARRSTEDRAIIVLGDSRFTRRVLRDYLRIKIDKIAFNFEEYSSVLRSAAEALGV, encoded by the coding sequence ATGGGGCTGAACAATCAACACGACTTCCCCTACACTACACCGAGGAAAGGGCAGCTTGAAGCAGCTAGAAGTGTAGCAGAGGCAGTACAGCGTGGCGAAGTATTCATACTGCATGCGCCTACAGGGTTTGGCAAGACATCGAGCATCATATATGGGCTCTTGCAAGCTAATGTTGATAGAGTGCTTTACGTTGTGAGGACTAGGAACGAAATACAGCCCGTGCTGCGCGAGCTAAAACGCTTCAATGCCGAAAAGTATAGCTTCCTATACAGTGCCCGGCGCATGTGCCCCCTACTATCTGGAGAGGATCTTAGCCACGAAGACTTCTGGGAGACGTGCCGACTCCTACGCCTCCGGGGTGAATGCAGTTATTTCAACATGATATCGGAGATGGAGGCACACAATGCAATAGAGGTTGTGAGAAGTGTAGACGGGATGCCCCAGAGGGCTGTAAAACTGTTAGCCGTCCAGGGATACTGTCCCTTCTTTGCGCTAAAGCTGGCTGCTTCTGAGGCACAGTTCATAGTAGCTACCTACCCGTACCTATTCAGGCCCGACATCTTTCAGGGCACATTTGAGCCGCTCGATTACAGTGACTTTGTAGTAGTCGTAGACGAAGCCCACTCACTGTTAAACATAAGCAGTCTACTTGAGGCGAGAATAACACTTGATAATATAAGGCGTTCAATAACCGAGATACAAGAATATGGCCTTCCAGAGGAAATGGAGAAGGCACTAGTAGCGCTAGGCTCCGAGATTAGCAGAAATAAGCCGATAGGTCAGAAACTACGCAGGATGGACAGACAAAAACTACTAGAAATACTCGGCGACCCCGAGGCATGGGCTGACGCGGCACAAGACGTGCGGATAGCTAAGATAAAGGAGCGGCTAGAAGAGGGGCAGCCTGTCAAGATTAGTGTCGCGCTTACCCGTGTAGCCCGTTTTGCAGAACTACTAGCAGTTGAGGGTACCGGGGCTTACACATTTACTAACAATGGGCGTGTGGGTGCTACGGTTCTCCCACTAGAGCCGTGTCTTGTCACACGAGAACCTCTAAACGAGTCTAAAGCAGCTGTACTGGCAAGTGGCACGCTACCCCCGTCATCGATGCTCCGGGACCTACTATGCATAAAGAAGAGTGTACGAGTCTATGACGTAGAACTCCTTCATGGTCCCGTATTTCCGCCTCAGAACCAATATGTCATAGTAGCAGCTGAGCTGACGTCAAAATACACTAGTCGGGGACGCGAAACCTATCAGCTCTATGCACGCTACATACTTGAGACCTACCGAAGTACGGTCAAGGCTGTACTAGTAGTCTATCCGAGCTACGAATTCATGCATAACATACTACGCAACATACAAGATATAGCAAGGTACGAGAAATTAAACATGATAGTTGAAGATAAGGCTACCAGTATAGAAGATGTAGTAGAGGAAATACAGAGACGTAGTCGACATATGCTTGTCAACGCTGTGGCCGGCGGAAAACTCACAGAAGGCATAGAAATAGTAGACGAGAATGGCAGAAGCCTAATTGGAGTAGTATTCATAGCTGGTGTACCGTATCCGCAGCCAGACGACTACCTTCAAGATCAATATCATGCTCTCCAGCAGCGCCTCGGAGAGAAAAATACCCGCAAACTGCTCTTAGACTATACAGCAGCCGTAAGAGCTAGGCAGGCTATAGGAAGAGCACGGAGAAGTACTGAAGATCGCGCAATAATAGTGCTCGGAGATAGCAGGTTCACGAGGAGGGTTCTTCGCGACTATCTAAGGATAAAGATAGACAAAATAGCATTCAATTTTGAGGAATATAGTAGTGTTCTTAGAAGCGCTGCAGAGGCTCTCGGTGTCTAG
- a CDS encoding ABC transporter ATP-binding protein, with amino-acid sequence MPFIDVRDVVKRFGKTVALKGVSLGIEKGELFTILGPSGCGKTTLLRIIAGFETPDEGRIYFEGEDVTDMPPDKRGTIMVFQNWALWPHMTVYENIAFGLKLRKLPRNEIDKRVKWVLELLGLEGLENRFPGQLSGGQQQRVALARALAVQPRVLLLDEPLSNLDAKLRLKLRGELKKLQKQLGITMIYVTHDQEEAMSLSDRMAIMRDGRIEQVGRPEDLYLNPQTLFTAVFLGRTSLILGKVEDASNREVIVRVGDTVIRAINHGLSRGDDAAIVVKAEGAHITKPQALHEYETLRGRVTVAMYLGPFIEVRLLLSGVKHEILLDLPSDITPPAVGNEIEVYVPLRNIHAYPIEEEIVREAMEQT; translated from the coding sequence TTGCCATTCATAGATGTCAGGGATGTTGTTAAGCGCTTCGGGAAGACTGTTGCCCTTAAGGGCGTGAGCCTAGGGATTGAGAAGGGAGAGCTTTTCACTATACTAGGCCCAAGCGGCTGCGGAAAGACCACGCTTCTCAGGATTATCGCGGGCTTCGAGACGCCAGACGAAGGCAGAATATACTTCGAAGGAGAAGACGTAACCGATATGCCGCCAGATAAACGTGGCACCATCATGGTGTTTCAGAACTGGGCCCTATGGCCCCATATGACCGTCTACGAGAACATAGCTTTCGGGCTCAAGCTACGTAAGCTTCCACGCAACGAGATAGATAAGCGTGTAAAATGGGTCCTTGAGCTGCTCGGCCTAGAGGGGCTAGAGAACCGGTTTCCCGGGCAACTTAGTGGCGGCCAGCAGCAACGAGTCGCGTTGGCCAGAGCACTAGCTGTACAGCCTAGAGTACTACTCCTTGACGAACCACTTAGCAACCTAGACGCTAAGCTACGGCTCAAGCTACGCGGCGAGCTCAAGAAACTCCAGAAGCAACTAGGTATAACAATGATATATGTTACTCATGACCAGGAGGAGGCGATGTCGCTCTCAGACAGAATGGCCATTATGAGGGATGGCCGTATAGAGCAAGTTGGGCGACCGGAGGATCTCTACTTGAATCCACAGACACTCTTCACAGCAGTATTCCTTGGAAGAACCTCGCTCATATTGGGCAAGGTTGAAGATGCCTCGAACAGAGAGGTAATAGTAAGAGTGGGCGATACCGTCATACGTGCCATAAACCACGGACTATCGCGAGGCGACGATGCAGCTATTGTGGTTAAGGCCGAGGGTGCACACATAACTAAGCCTCAAGCATTACACGAATACGAGACCCTAAGGGGACGCGTAACAGTAGCAATGTACCTAGGCCCATTCATAGAGGTACGACTCCTACTCTCAGGCGTTAAGCACGAAATACTCCTAGACCTTCCTAGCGATATAACTCCGCCAGCCGTGGGGAATGAGATAGAGGTATACGTGCCACTCCGGAACATACACGCGTACCCTATAGAAGAGGAGATAGTACGAGAGGCTATGGAGCAGACATGA